A part of Salmo salar chromosome ssa18, Ssal_v3.1, whole genome shotgun sequence genomic DNA contains:
- the LOC123728801 gene encoding SERTA domain-containing protein 2, which produces MAPPWPTTTTTTPNPNGLSLGLSKVSYNLQRQAIFNISLMKLYNHRLLSEPGETCSHQQHAVLHPGRPKTGGLAASSSSPPAPLTPAADPMDERSCDAPPPTFGGVLSVVATATPSLSQQPSGLL; this is translated from the exons ATGGCGCCACCGTGGCCCACGACCACTACAACGACCCCCAACCCCAACGGCCTCAGCCTAGGCCTCTCCAAG GTGTCATACAACCTCCAGAGACAGGCCATCTTCAACATCTCTCTTATGAAGCTTTATAACCACCGGCTTCTGAGCGAGCCTGGAGAAACGTGTTCTCATCAACAACATGCTGTGCTGCATCCAGGAAGACCTAAAACAGGAGGGCTCGCTGCGTCGTCCAGCTCTCCTCCTGCCCCCCTCACCCCCGCAGCCGATCCTATGGACGAGAGATCCTGCGATGCCCCCCCGCCCACATTCGGCGGCGTGCTGTCTGTGGTGGCTACCGCCACCCCGTCCCTTTCCCAGCAGCCTTCAGGGTTGCTCTGA